A part of Bacillus thuringiensis genomic DNA contains:
- a CDS encoding MaoC family dehydratase has protein sequence MLKKKVQIGRKMDEITVGEKLSITEKIEDKDLLLYLGLTNDANPLYIQHDYASQTPYEKPIVPSIMLTGMITTAVTKYLPGPGSHITRKDLTFVKHVHHYETLQIHFEVVAVSEEEHTIDMFVSAHDEKGETVVKGSLTVTPPFKSVSIMEKALDNF, from the coding sequence ATGTTAAAGAAAAAAGTTCAAATTGGTCGTAAAATGGATGAAATTACAGTAGGAGAGAAACTATCTATCACTGAAAAAATTGAGGATAAAGATTTGTTATTGTATTTAGGGTTAACGAATGATGCCAATCCATTATATATTCAGCATGATTACGCATCCCAAACTCCGTATGAAAAGCCGATTGTACCAAGCATTATGCTAACTGGAATGATTACAACGGCAGTTACGAAATATTTACCAGGTCCAGGTAGTCATATTACTAGGAAGGACCTTACGTTCGTGAAGCATGTTCACCATTATGAAACGTTACAAATCCACTTTGAAGTTGTGGCTGTTTCTGAGGAGGAGCATACAATTGATATGTTTGTATCTGCTCATGATGAAAAAGGAGAAACAGTTGTAAAGGGTTCTTTAACAGTAACGCCGCCTTTTAAATCAGTTTCTATTATGGAAAAAGCATTAGATAATTTTTA